A portion of the Daphnia magna isolate NIES linkage group LG4, ASM2063170v1.1, whole genome shotgun sequence genome contains these proteins:
- the LOC116921138 gene encoding coronin-6, whose amino-acid sequence MSFRAVRVSKFRHVYGQAMKRDQCYDNIRVSKSSWDSTFCAVNPKFLAIIVESAGGGAFIVLPLAKVGRINPDHPLVGGHKGPVLDIAWCPHNDNVIASGSEDCVVKVWQVPDHGLSRTLTEPVVELLYHQRRVGLVLWHPSAQNVLLTAGSDNLVVIWNVGTGEPTVVIDSHPDLVYSACWNWEGSKLLTTCKDKKIRIIDPRNGNVDEEAICHEGSKATRAIYLRNGLVFTTGFSKMSERQYSLRAPGHLNDPIVMVELDTSNGVMFPLYDADTNMVYLCGKGDSVIRYFEITPEPPFVHYINTFQTPDPQRGIGMMPKRGVDVTSCEITRFFRLNNSGLCQVVSMTVPRKSELFQEDLYPDTPGDVPALSAEEWFAGKDDNPILVSMRSGSQLSTNKQDLKVQKKHNVLSKMPPRSPSGSQSAIADSPDSGANNPQAPASPPNSGVPAKVVEELMDEIRRLKSLLVKHEKRIRALEARAASSSSADLNNSTGSANTSLITDSPSTPSANNPQQSATTGSGQQHENNHVSHDTNANVAKTIAEDMAPDEV is encoded by the exons aTGTCTTTTCGAGCTGTTCGTGTTTCCAAATTTAGGCATGTCTACGGGCAAGCCATGAAGAGAGATCAGTGCTATGACAACATTCGGGTGTCGAAATCTTCTTGGGATTCCACTTTCTGTGCTGTCAACCCAAAATTCCTGGCCATTATTGTGGAATCTGCAGGTGGTGGGGCATTCATTGTTTTACCGCTGGCAAAG GTAGGGAGAATCAATCCAGATCACCCACTCGTCGGCGGCCACAAAGGGCCTGTGTTGGACATTGCCTGGTGTCCGCATAATGACAACGTCATTGCTTCTGGCAGCGAAGACTGCGTCGTCAAGGTTTGGCAAGTCCCCGACCATGGATTATCTAG aacGCTGACGGAACCAGTTGTGGAATTACTCTATCATCAGAGAAGAGTTGGCCTAGTTTTGTGGCATCCATCCGCTCAAAATGTCTTGCTTACCGCGG GTTCAGATAATCTGGTAGTCATATGGAACGTGGGAACTGGTGAGCCGACAGTTGTGATTGACAGTCATCCCGACTTGGTGTACTCTGCCTGTTGGAACTGGGAAGGCTCCAAATTGCTCACAACGTGCAAGGATAAGAAGATTCGCATCATCGATCCTAGGAACGGGAATGTCGACGAG GAGGCAATCTGTCACGAAGGATCGAAAGCTACACGTGCAATTTACCTACGAAACGGACTCGTCTTTACTACGGGTTTTTCCAAGATGTCCGAGAGACAATATTCACTGCGCGCACCCGGCCATCTGAACGATCCTATCGTCATGGTGGAGTTGGACACGTCGAACGGTGTCATGTTTCCCCTTTACGATGCCGACACCAACATGGTGTACCTCTGCGGCAAG GGTGACTCCGTGATTCGATACTTTGAAATCACTCCCGAGCCCCCATTCGTCCATTACATCAATACATTTCAAACACCCGATCCGCAGCGAGGCATCGGCATGATGCCCAAGCGCGGCGTGGACGTGACCTCGTGCGAAATTACTCGCTTCTTCCGACTCAACAATTCCGGCCTGTGCCAAGTCGTCTCTATGACTGTGCCCAGGAAATCGGAACTCTTCCAGGAAGATTTGTATCCAGACACTCCTGGAGACGTGCCCGCCCTATCAGCCGAGGAGTGGTTTGCCGGCAAAGACGATAATCCGATCCTTGTGTCGATGAGATCTGGTAGTCAGTTGTCCACCAATAAACAGGACTTGAAG GTTCAAAAGAAACATAATGTCTTGAGCAAAATGCCACCGAGGAGTCCTTCGGGATCGCAGTCGGCCATTGCGGATAGTCCCGACAGTGGTGCCAACAACCCTCAAGCCCCTGCGTCTCCACCCAATTCGGGCGTTCCA GCGAAGGTGGTTGAAGAGCTAATGGACGAGATCCGGCGTCTAAAGTCCTTGTTAGTCAAGCACGAAAAGCGAATCCGTGCACTGGAGGCCCGCGCCGCTTCTTCTTCCAGCGCTGATTTGAACAATTCGACGGGATCAGCCAACACTTCGCTCATCACCGATTCGCCATCCACCCCTAGCGCCAACAACCCGCAGCAATCGGCCACTACGGGCAGCGGGCAGCAGCACGAGAACAACCACGTCAGTCACGACACCAACGCCAACGTGGCCAAGACCATCGCCGAGGATATGGCTCCCGATGAAGTCTGA
- the LOC116921124 gene encoding 4-coumarate--CoA ligase 3, with the protein MAGLSSLRFKSFNGCLKAVQAFRGTTNCVVKNLNVHQVQYRVVSGFSSSGNLTSGSLDKNVVYSRHEDFRLVDQTVVQRIFDRASLWPNLIAMECWGTGRKYTYGKLRDLIRNFGSALVRMGFKQGEVFGMILPNLPEFPIILLGAAGIGMPVTTVNSTYTVEEIARQLQLSGATVVVTIPELAGTLRQVAQQCPEIRRLLVVGKPEEGFASLEEMLQDNGDLFDDNIKINPSEDIFVLPYSSGTTGVPKGVMLTHSNVCANIAQMGHPGTMKVSYCPATSNHSSDLQEVFICLLPFFHMYGMLAVVLNGLDHGAKMITLPRFEGESYLNAINQHKPSTLHLVPPLVSFLGHQPNLKLEAFRRLHTIVIGAAPLGPAAATRLVERLQKHDLLMQEGYGMTETSCISHFSPIVNNQIGSFGEPLSRTKIKVIDVDTGEPLGPGQHGEMCVSGPQVMKGYYKNEKATKETVDSAGWLHTGDMVYYNEQNQFFIVDRLKELIKVKGLQVSPSELEDVLRRHPGVLDVAVIGVPDEFAGELPRAYVVKKQGITLSKQEIVKFIDAKVSNHKKLKGGVVFLDAIPKTATGKILRRELKKL; encoded by the exons ATGGCGGGCCTCAGTTCGTTACGTTTCAAATCGTTCAATGGCTGTTTAAAGGCCGTTCAAGCATTTCGTGGTACGACGAATTGTGTGGTGAAGAATCTTAATGTCCATCAAGTGCAGTATCGAGTAGTGTCTGGCTTCTCCTCAAGTGGCAATTTAACGTCGGGAAGCCTTGATAAAAACGTCGTCTATTCTCGCCACGAGGATTTCCGTCTCGTCGACCAAACAGTTGTGCAACGCATTTTCGACCGGGCATCTCTATGGCCCAATCTTATAGCTATG GAATGTTGGGGAACTGGTCGAAAATATACATATGGCAAGCTACGTGATTTGATCCGTAATTTTGGCAGTGCATTGGTTAGAATGGGTTTCAAACAGGGTGAAGTGTTTGGAATGATTTTACCTAATCTTCCGGAATTTCCCATTATCTTGCTTGGAGCCGCTGGTATCGGTATGCCAGTCACAACGGTTAATTCTACCTATACTGTGGAAGAAATTGCGCGCCAATTACAACTTTCTGGCGCCACCGTCGTCGTCACCATTCCAGAATTGGCGGGAACCCTTCGTCAGGTGGCTCAACAATGTCCTGAAATTCGACGCCTCCTGGTGGTTGGTAAACCAGAAGAAGGGTTTGCTTCCCTTGAAGAAATGTTACAAGATAATGGTGATCTTTTTGACGACAATATCAAG ATCAACCCATCGGAAGACATTTTTGTACTACCTTATTCAAG TGGAACAACTGGCGTTCCTAAAGGGGTCATGCTTACTCATTCTAACGTCTGTGCCAATATTGCACAAATGGGGCATCCAGGAACAATGAAAGTATCCTACTGTCCTGCCACATCCA acCATTCATCAGACTTGCAAGAAGTCTTTATTTGCCTACTCCCGTTTTTCCACATGTATGGGATGCTTGCTGTTGTCCTGAACGGTTTGGATCACGGAGCCAAGATGATAACCCTCCCTCGTTTTGAAGGCGAATCGTACCTTAATGCCATTAATCAGCACAAG ccGTCGACTTTACATCTCGTACCTCCGCTGGTGTCTTTCCTCGGACATCAACCTAATTTGAAATTAGAAGCATTTCGTCGGTTGCATACGATTGTCATTGGCGCAGCTCCATTAGGACCGGCCGCTGCAACCAGACTGGTCGAACGTTTGCAAAAACACGATCTATTGATGCAGGAAG gatACGGGATGACTGAAACATCTTGCATTAGTCATTTCAGTCCGATTGTAAACAACCAAATTGGATCGTTTGGTGAGCCTTTATCTCGGACTAAAATCAAAGTTATTGACGTTGACACTGGCGAACCTCTCGGACCCGGCCAACATGGAGAAATGTGTGTATCTGGCCCACAAGTGATGAAGGGATactataaaaatgaaaaagcgACCAAAGAAACTGTTGACAGCGCAGGATGGCTGCACACTGGAGACATGGTTTATTATAACGAACAAAATCAGTTTTTTATTGTTGATCGTTTGAAAGAGCTTATTAAAGTGAAAGGCCTCCAG GTATCTCCGTCAGAGTTGGAAGACGTTCTAAGACGCCATCCTGGCGTTCTGGATGTGGCAGTTATCGGTGTTCCTGACGAATTTGCTGGTGAACTTCCTCGCGCTTACGTTGTCAAGAAACAAGGCATTACATTGTCTAAGCaagaaattgtaaaatttATCGATGCCAAAGTATCAAATCATAAAAAACTGAAAGGGGGAGTTGTCTTTCTTGACGCTATTCCCAAAACAGCTACTGGGAAAATACTTCGTCGTGAATTGAAGAAGCTGTAG
- the LOC116921125 gene encoding 4-coumarate--CoA ligase 4: MAKLGLLSRIYNFRIGVKAKQAFRVTTGPTVQRLGLNLQIRAMSDAPSGEASSIDKHIVYSRHKDFDLRSQTVVQRFFERASMWPNLTAMECGLTGRKYTYGKLRDLTRNFGSALVRMGFKRGEVFGMVLPNLPEFPIILLGAAGIGMPVTTVNPIYNVEEIARQLQLSGATVVVTISELAGTLRQVAQLCPEIRRLIVVGKPEEGFVSFGEMLQDPGNLFDENIEINPMEDVFALPFSSGTTGLPKGVMLSNANVTANIQQLLHPTAMKLTTPPPTRHETDVLQEVYVCILPFFHMYGMVGVMLTGLDLGAKMVILPRFEGDSYVNSLHQHHPSTLHLVPPLVLFLGHRPDLKLDAFRRLHTVAIGAAPLGLAVATRFVERFQKHDLLMQEGCGMTETTSVTHLSPVINNQIGSFGEPLSRTKVKVLDVDTGESLGPGQHGEMCVSGPQVMKGYYKNPKATEETIDSDGWLHTGDMVYYNEQNQFFIVDRLKELIKVKGLQVSPSELEDILRRHPSVLDVAVIGVPDDAAGELPRAYVVKKPGVALSKEEIAEFVDAKVSHHKKLKGGVHFLDAIPKTNTGKILRRELKIMSQ; encoded by the exons ATGGCGAAACTCGGCCTATTGTCACGTATCTACAACTTCCGAATTGGTGTGAAGGCTAAACAAGCCTTTCGCGTCACGACTGGTCCTACTGTGCAGCGTCTTGGTCTTAACCTTCAGATTCGTGCAATGTCCGATGCCCCATCAGGCGAGGCCTCGTCGATCGATAAGCACATCGTCTATTCTCGTCACAAGGATTTCGATCTCCGTAGTCAAACAGTAGTTCAACGCTTCTTCGAACGAGCTTCCATGTGGCCCAACTTGACAGCAATG GAATGCGGTCTGACTGGTCGCAAATATACATACGGCAAGTTACGTGATTTGACCCGCAATTTCGGCAGTGCATTAGTTCGGATGGGTTTCAAACGAGGCGAAGTCTTTGGAATGGTTCTTCCCAATCTTCCTGAATTTCCAATAATTTTGCTCGGGGCTGCCGGTATTGGTATGCCTGTTACTACGGTCAATCCAATTTACAACGTGGAGGAAATTGCGCGCCAATTGCAACTTTCTGGCGCCACCGTCGTGGTCACCATTTCGGAATTGGCGGGAACTCTTCGCCAAGTGGCTCAGTTATGTCCCGAAATTCGTCGCCTCATAGTGGTGGGTAAACCAGAAGAAGGATTTGTATCCTTTGGAGAAATGTTGCAAGACCCCGGTAACCTTTTCGACGAAAACATTGAA ATCAATCCGATGGAAGATGTTTTTGCGTTGCCATTTTCAAG TGGTACGACTGGACTTCCAAAAGGTGTTATGCTGAGCAATGCTAATGTAACTGCCAATATTCAGCAGCTTTTACATCCCACAGCGATGAAACTTACCACTCCACCACCAACTC GCCACGAAACGGACGTCCTTCAGGAGGTGTACGTCTGTATTCTCCCATTTTTTCATATGTATGGAATGGTGGGTGTTATGCTGACAGGTTTGGATTTAGGTGCCAAAATGGTTATTTTGCCTCGTTTCGAAGGCGACTCGTACGTCAATTCCCTACATCAACATCAT CCGTCGACGTTACATCTTGTTCCCCCTTTGGTTTTATTTCTTGGACATCGCCCTGATCTAAAATTGGATGCATTTCGTCGACTACATACCGTCGCTATTGGCGCTGCTCCATTAGGACTAGCGGTTGCCACTAGATTCGTCGAGCGCTTCCAAAAACACGACCTATTGATGCAAGAAG GATGTGGGATGACAGAAACAACGTCTGTTACTCATCTCAGTCCGGTTATAAACAACCAGATCGGTTCGTTTGGTGAGCCATTATCTCGGACCAAAGTCAAAGTTCTGGATGTAGATACCGGAGAATCTCTCGGACCCGGTCAACATGGAGAAATGTGTGTGTCGGGTCCACAGGTGATGAAAGGATACTATAAAAATCCAAAAGCAACAGAAGAAACTATTGACAGTGACGGATGGCTGCATACTGGAGACATGGTTTATTACAAcgaacaaaatcaattttttattgtcgATCGATTGAAAGAGCTTATTAAAGTGAAAGGCCTCCAG GTGTCTCCATCAGAGCTGGAAGACATTCTAAGGCGCCATCCCAGTGTTTTGGATGTGGCAGTTATCGGTGTTCCTGACGATGCTGCTGGTGAACTACCTCGCGCGTATGTCGTCAAAAAGCCCGGCGTTGCGCTATCTAAAGAAGAAATTGCTGAATTTGTTGACGCTAAAGTTTCCCATCATAAAAAGTTGAAGGGAGGAGTTCATTTTCTTGATGCTATTCCCAAAACAAATACTGGGAAGATTCTCCGCCGTGAACTAAAAATAATGTCTCAGTAA
- the LOC116921128 gene encoding palmitoyltransferase ZDHHC3: protein MNYTNQSNNSNHYQTDDDLSINVSPGLSFTSDMDMHNRCCSGRFWCIQDICGIICVVLTWLLILYSMFVSFFVILIPAISTHTVFSVFNLVLFLALSSLAFISHVRTMLTDPGAVPRGNATKEMIQRMGLQQGQVIFKCQKCCSIKPERAHHCSVCQRCVRKMDHHCPWVNNCVGENNQKFFVLFTFYIAVLSVHSLVLVILQFISCVHSEWKECSNYSPPATVILLLFLGFEALLFAIFTTIMLGTQMQAIWNDETGIEQLKKEEARWIRKSRWKSFHAVFGLFSIQWFSPFTNPPLDGKKRNAYLYAV from the exons atgaattatACCAATCAAAGCAATAATAGCAACCACTATCAAACGGACGACGATTTAAGTATTAATGTGAGTCCCGGGCTCAGTTTTACCTCCGACATGGATATGCATAACCGTTGCTGCTCAGGACGGTTTTGGTGCATCCAGGATATATGTGGAATCATTTGCGTCGTCCTCACGTGGCTCTTGATCCTTTATTCAatgtttgtttcattttttgttatccTCATCCCTGCAATTTCGACACACACAGTTTTCAGTGTGTTCAACTTAGTATTATTTTTGGCCCTTTCCTCGCTTGCCTTTATCTCCCATGTTAGGACAATGCTAACTGATCCA GGTGCTGTTCCTAGAGGAAATGCAACCAAAGAAATGATCCAACGGATGGGATTGCAACAAGGACAAGTTATATTCAAGTGCCAAAAATGCTGCTCAATCAAGCCAGAGAGAGCCCACCATTGTTCTGTTTGCCAGAG GTGTGTGAGGAAGATGGACC ACCATTGCCCTTGGGTAAACAACTGTGTGGGAGAGaacaatcaaaaatttttcgtcCTTTTTACA TTCTATATAGCTGTTCTCTCAGTGCATTCCTTAGTATTGGTAATtttgcaattcatttcttGCGTTCACTCCGAATGGAAAGAATGCTCGAATTATAGCCCGCCAGCTACAGTCATCCTACTGTTGTTCCTCGGTTTCGAGGCCTTACTTTTTGCGATTTTTACAACTATTATGCTTGGAACCCAAATGCAAGCAATATGGAACGATGAAACT GGTATCGAACAACTGAAGAAGGAGGAGGCACGCTGGATAAGAAAATCCAGATGGAAGAGTTTCCACGCAGTTTTTGGACTGTTTAGCATTCAGTGGTTCTCGCCGTTCACAAATCCGCCTTTGGacggaaagaaaaggaatgcGTATTTGTATGCCGTTTGA
- the LOC116921122 gene encoding putative phosphoenolpyruvate synthase — protein MIEWWLLLFGGPILALVIRWMVKVPYRPKLLHTPYARPGPWHYLKIISGRIWLAWKLVRHPRVLNVYDTTSKKYEKVGLVATELEKVWELPHELKNRESVDGLFFFGTDGADTCLKISIERHANRQAQVSLLLALPNGITYQLPGSPDTLISNTDGNECFNAGGIKFQLIEAMRKWRILFNGLAKRTCNGEETEIHFRMNIVWTAFSRPYEFKREFSRKLLAQGMARELWRGRQEWSQMSEPSLNGMDQWGAMVGTYQDSSLNVEREIYLRSLRQRRWGQRNSSTLHRKLDIIGACEDGNYFYLSATSDSSRLTHEVWGHLYHPNGFLYKINACNLDLERLGEHGPVPNHFSIRFAAKRRNYHAIIHLMPSQYENFLGRPWLHRSTTYPCHLTLNSRQGRVVFVATNVFHGDCPLEPEASVPYLSAPTRQPSSTELEKLVLLFDEEACRFDSLVGGKGSSLALLSSDLKKVPVECKVPAGFCVTVNAWKAQLKNNEEVGAVFKHLEDVATGVVEGKLEESCAQAEKLVSSVPVDALLQDCIREALQELFGDDAEQKRFAVRSSAVGEDGDLLSSAGQNITVLGCQGFDSIKKGLQKCWASLLSYQSVEYRRQHGEPLIPGMGVVIQEMVDAEAAGVLFTVNPNDGDPGKMVLTANYGLGESVVSASADPDTFYIKRTAAGELSVSSRMVGSKQSKIILSDDGTREEKITEEDAVALCLTDDKVLEIGQLGVYLEKAFGGPRDLEFAVSRGALYLLQARPVTALDAWTDFELRHEFDSPILTDSDYLTKANTGEVAPGATSPLTVSTTIRILDLNFQTIVKKQFGRLVDINPWHGGRFFSYQQNHLFINVIEAFLRDIEEEISDNIRAIDMAVFGHIITTPAMHRLGLQRFGVAGLRVKFNRYRTVFQDLFFNHKLVARAVKKFSDYSFPTESYTDSHKLYDDICVHLPALVEIGRVHTQVSRASAMTQLIAFIILLDGRKEWTPELYGEMAELFSSISNVESADVPVALKELARAIAASEAGKDFSKYSLEVASAWLEKDSGQPGKLFRSFIARHGHRSIKEFDFATETWGLNSHSLVSVLQSMVANPVSFAASSQPTKSNDDWLKIIGQSKPGKYRALKFFVPRSRNAVIAREKTKSLLIRTIHVFRMAYRKLASLLVRDGKIPDSNLIFFFTHSELQELIRANGVALINKANRRRKLYPELDALVFPEMSLGIPKPLQDSSSEEVSVADGVQLTGTPVFKGTVRATVRVALNLEEAKQIQNGDILITRSTDIGWSPYFPLLSGVVTELGGLISHGAVVAREYGLPAIVGCQKVTQVFRSGDVVVLDGSKGTITRVETSD, from the exons ATGATTGAATGGTGGTTGCTCCTCTTTGGGGGGCCAATACTTGCACTGGTTATAAGATGGATGGTCAAAGTTCCTTATAGACCTAAACTTCTCCACACTCCTTACGCTCGACCAG GACCATggcattatttaaaaattatatctGGAAGGATCTGGCTAGCTTGGAAGCTTGTACGCCATCCAAGAGTTTTAAATGTCTATGACACAACATCAAAAAAGTATGAGAAAGTGGGTCTTGTTGCTACAGAATTAGAGAAAGTATGGGAACTGCCACATGAGCTTAAGAATAGAGAA TCTGTTGATGgtctgtttttctttggaacTGATGGAGCTGATActtgtttaaaaatttctattGAACGCCATGCCAATCGTCAAGCTCAAGTATCTCTGTTGCTAGCTCTTCCCAATGGAATAACGTATCAGCTGCCAG GGTCCCCAGACACGCTAATATCAAATACAGATGGCAACGAATGTTTTAATGCCGGCGGGATAAAATTTCAACTCATAGAAGCCATGAGAAAATGGAGAATTTTGTTCAATGGACTGGCCAAACGAACCTGCAATGGAGAA GAAACGGAAATTCATTTTCGAATGAATATTGTTTGGACGGCATTCAGTCGCCCTTATGAGTTCAAACGCGAGTTCAGCCGTAAGTTATTAGCACAAGGAATGGCACGTGAACTGTGGAGAGGAAGGCAAGAGTGGTCGCAAATGAG TGAGCCCAGTCTAAATGGCATGGATCAGTGGGGTGCAATGGTCGGCACCTATCAAGATAGCAGTTTGAACGTTGAAAGAGAAATCTATCTCCGCAGCCTTCGTCAAAGACGCTGGGGACAGAGAAACTCTTCGACACTGCACAG GAAACTAGATATCATTGGAGCGTGTGAAGACGGAAATTATTTTTACCTAAGTGCTACTTCGGATTCATCGCGTCTTACCCATGAAGTCTGGGGCCATTTATACCACCCCAATGGCTTTCTATATAAAATCAATGCGTGCAACCTCGATTTAGAAAGGCTCGGGGAACATGGACCCGTCCCTAACCATTTTTCAATCCGCTTTGCTGCAAAGCGCCGCAACTATCATGCCATTATCCACTTGATGCCTTCTCAATATGAAAATTTTCTCGGACGTCCATGGCTTCATCGTAGCACAACATATCCATGCCACTTAACATTAAATTCGCGACAAGGCCGTGTGGTCTTTGTAGCAACAAATGTTTTTCATGGAGATTGTCCACTAGAGCCAGAAGCATCTGTTCCTTATTTGAGTGCGCCAACGCGCCAGCCTTCTTCTACCGAATTAGAAAAACTAGTGCTATTGTTTGATGAAGAAGCTTGTCGCTTTGACAGTTTGGTGGGAGGCAAAGGATCATCTTTGGCCCTCCTTAGTAGCGACTTAAAGAAAGTTCCAGTGGAATGCAAAGTCCCTGCTGGATTCTGCGTTACAGTCAATGCTTGGAAAGCACAACTGAAGAATAACGAAGAAGTTGGAGCAGTTTTCAAACATTTGGAAGATGTAGCGACAGGTGTAGTTGAAGGCAAACTGGAGGAATCTTGTGCTCAAGCCGAAAAACTTGTGTCGTCAGTTCCAGTCGATGCCCTGCTGCAAGATTGTATCCGAGAGGCTTTGCAG GAATTGTTTGGCGATGATGCAGAACAAAAACGTTTCGCTGTTCGTTCGTCGGCAGTTGGTGAAGACGGCGACTTGTTGTCCTCTGCTGGACAAAATATCACCGTGCTTGGTTGTCAAGGATTCGATTCTATCAAGAAAGGACTCCAAAAGTGCTGGGCATCGCTACTGTCCTATCAATCGGTCGAGTACCGTCGTCAGCACGGAGAACCACTCATTCCAG GAATGGGAGTAGTGATTCAAGAGATGGTGGATGCTGAGGCTGCTGGGGTTCTTTTCACTGTAAACCCCAATGATGGTGACCCTGGAAAAATGGTATTAACGGCCAACTACGGTCTTGGCGAGTCGGTCGTTTCAGCTTCCGCGGATCCTGACACGTTTTACATAAAACGAACAGCAGCTGGAGAATTGTCCGTCTCCTCTCGAATGGTTGGATCCAAACAATCCAAAATCATTCTTTCTGATGACGGAACGCGTGAAGAAAAAATTACTGAAGAAGATGCGGTTGCGTTGTGTTTGACCGACGACAAAGTCCTAGAAATCGGACAACTAGGCGTCTATTTGGAGAAGGCGTTTGGTGGCCCAAGAGACTTGGAATTTGCCGTCTCTCGTGGCGCTTTGTATTTGCTTCAG GCCAGACCAGTTACTGCTCTCGATGCTTGGACCGATTTTGAACTTCGTCATGAATTCGATTCGCCCATACTAACAGATTCAGATTATTTGACGAAAGCCAATACGGGCGAAGTGGCACCAGGAGCAACGTCTCCGCTTACTGTTTCGACAACTATTCGAATCCTCGATCTCAACTTTCAGACCATTGTGAAGAAGCAGTTTGGACGTCTTGTTGATATCAATCCTTGGCACGGGGGTCGCTTCTTCTCATACCAGCAGAACCATTTGTTCATCAACGTCATTGAGGCTTTTCTCCGTGACATTGAGGAAGAAATAAGCGACAACATCCGAGCTATTGACATGGCCGTTTTTGGGCATAT TATCACCACACCTGCCATGCATCGTCTTGGTCTACAGCGTTTTGGAGTTGCCGGATTGAGGGTAAAGTTCAACAGATATAGAACCGTTTTCCAAGATCTGTTTTTTAACCACAA GCTTGTCGCTCGGGCTGTGAAAAAATTTAGCGATTACTCATTTCCTACTGAGAGTTATACCGATTCGCACAAACTTTACGATGACATCTGCGTCCATCTTCCTGCTTTGGTTGAAATAGGTCGTGTCCATACGCAAGTGAGCCGGGCAAGTGCCATGACTCAGTTGATTGCTTTCATCATCTTATTGGATGGTAGAAAGGAATGGACACCCGAATTGTACGGTGAAATGGCGGAACTTTTCTCCTCCATTTCCAACGTTGAATCTGCCGACGTACCTGTAGCCCTTAAG GAGTTAGCCAGAGCGATTGCTGCGAGTGAGGCCGGTAAAGATTTCAGCAAATATTCATTGGAAGTGGCATCAGCCTGGCTTGAGAAAGATTCTGGACAACCTGGGAAATTATTCCGCTCGTTTATTGCTCGCCATGGTCATCGCAGCATCAAAGAATTCGACTTCGCCACCGAAACGTGGGGATTGAATTCGCATTCCCTTGTGTCGGTACTGCAATCGATGGTGGCCAACCCAGTAAGCTTTGCCGCAAGCTCCCAACCGACCAAATCAAATGACGATTGGCTCAAAATCATCGGACAAAGCAAACCGGGCAAATATCGCGCCTTGAAATTCTTTGTTCCACGAAGCCGCAACGCTGTAATCGCCCGTGAGAAAACGAAATCGCTGTTGATCCGCACCATTCACGTCTTCCGGATGGCATACCGAAAACTTGCCAGTCTTTTAGTCCGGGATGGCAAAATCCCTGACTCGaatctgattttctttttcacgcaTTCGGAACTGCAAGAGCTCATCCGTGCCAATGGCGTTGCATTAATTAATAAAGCGAATAGGAGGCGGAAACTTTATCCAGAGCTTGATGCTCTCGTATTTCCTGAGATGTCGCTGGGAATCCCCAAGCCTTTGCAAGACTCGTCTTCAGAAGAA GTGTCGGTGGCTGATGGCGTTCAACTGACGGGAACGCCAGTCTTTAAAGGGACTGTGCGAGCAACTGTCCGTGTCGCATTGAATCTGGAAGAGGCGAAACAGATCCAAAATGGGGATATTCTAATCACTCGTAGCACTGACATCGGATGGAGTCCATATTTCCCATTATTGTCTGGAGTGGTGACGGAACTTGGCGGTTTGATTTCACATGGAGCTGTTGTTGCCCGTGAATAT ggtttACCTGCCATTGTTGGTTGCCAGAAAGTTACACAAGTTTTCCGTTCTGGAGATGTTGTCGTACTGGACGGGTCTAAAGGAACCATTACGCGTGTGGAGACAAGTGATTAA